A stretch of DNA from Oryza brachyantha chromosome 4, ObraRS2, whole genome shotgun sequence:
TAGTGTCTTTTCAACGGTAGTCAAGGGTGTATCTGTAGGGTGATTCCGGTGGCCCCGGAACCACCAAAAATCCTAATATAAGGCACGTATATATACGTTAGAAAGGAAAACTACCTCGtatgaaggaaaaaaactcCCTTATAATATGTTAGGGTGATTTTTCAATCAATTTTATACTGGTATATTTGACATTGTACATTTatgatatttaataaattttatataaattgaacACCCAAATTTAGAATGCTAGATATACCATGAGaatattaaacttgctccTACTCCATATTAATGCCgatggtttttttatcattcttgaaaagtatcatggtttttttatcattcttaaaaagtaccgtgcgataaaaaaatttagtgtaaataagatatattataactcaagatactaaatttttatattaaaaaatatgatatctcaagatactttttaaaggATGATGATAAAGCTAACGCCTATGAACTATGGCATTGAGGAACTTGGATTGTTTGCTGCCTGTGATTGTCTGACTTCTGAAAGTTTATCACACCTAAGTGTATGCATGCCacccaaataattataaaaatattaaataaaaattgataaggTGGCTTATAATGCTATAAGCCCCTATACAAAATTACAGACAtgtaattctaaaattaatctaccTATCAAGAAATAGGAATAATAAATTGTATTTGTGCCGCATAGGTATTGTTcgttttctgatttttttttgtatttatagatcAAATAtacacttatatatatgtttgtgtaTACACTTAATATGTCATCCTAATAAATACTactcttgatttttttctatttaacaccgttaactATTTGTTAagactatttcttttttatttgttacatGACGAGGACGTAGTTGGATAGATATGTTTTCGAGGCCTGGCTCCAGGGAAACGAAGATGAGTCCGTCTCCGGCGAGTCAGGGCCAACCTGGCTTGATTAATGAcatgattagtatatgattagcatATAACAATCGGTATTAGTGTTAATCAAGCTGTCTTAGTACTAAAACAGTAATTGATATCtaccaaattgtttttagATGACTAAACTTTTTCTggtattttttcatttataatacTTGTCCGGTATCACAATACGCAAGTAACAATCTTAATGGATACCGGCTCATCAACCAAACAATTTACACTGGTATTCCAATATCCTGGCACACGGGCAGGTCAGGTTGCTTCTTTTTACGAAAAAAAGCCCAACAGCATAtctgtaaataaatttttatatacatattttagattaaagaaatgctagaaaataaactaaacccaaaatcaattttaaatttgaaattttaaatttagcttataagtataaatataagcgaaaagataaaaagataaaagatatatatgtgtccaaCCAAATACACCCAAAACTAAACTCGACTACAGGCTACATGCAGCTACTGGGGGTTGACTGGTCCGTACAGGGCAGTCCCAATGAGCCGTGGCGTTTACTTCCAATTTCAGAACTACGCAAAGGCttcctgaatttttttttctccctctagctagcttgctgcCAACGCCTAAACCCACTTTGATTGCATCATCGATTTGACTAGCTTGAGCATGGTCGTGGAATCCGGCCGTGGGCATCTTCGTGTGATAATTGCTACCTCCGGTTGGTGCAGTCACTACTGTACCTTCTGCGGCGCCACATATCGATGGATGGAAATTATCCGGTTCTAAGCAAATTAAGCCTCTAGAGAGCTTCATCTAGAGACCCTGCACACCCTAGAAATCTGAAATGCAAAGTCTTTGCGTGGTTTGGACCCAACACTGCGTTTTGATTCTCTTAATTAAGGTGTGTTCTAAAGATGATGGGTGGCAAAACGGATGAACGAAATAAACACAGCATTATGTATGTGTGTTACGGGACTTTCTGGCGAGCAACAATTATCCTTCTCATCAGGGGCGGATCTGTCGTAGGAACGGTGAGAGCTTAAATCCCCACTACACTCGTAGGACTATGAGAACCCCATAATACCCCTACTCCCTAAGAAAATAGAGGGTTGATGCTCTgtctaatttatttagatcctctaatattatatatactatatcTACAACTACTTCTCGTGTTCGACAACAATAGCAATACGTAAGCCATTGATGGTAAGTAAGAACTAAGAAACAGGGTGTGGTGGAAGCCTGGAACGGCTGGTTCTTCATAAATACTTATGATTGAATGGTACTCGTAACGTTGACACACTTGCTAGCAATCTGTGAAGGAAGAAAACTTCCACGTACTCTTCCTGGCATCAATAATCAATCTTCGGGAGCAACTGGGCAAAAGAGGCTGTAGGATGGGTTGAGTTAACAGTCGCTCTCACCTCCTAAAATGCTCAAAAAGTCATCCTCTGAACAGGTCGTCCATGCTCTGAATTTATCGGTTTTTCAATAACATATATGGGAAGTGGAACTGTATAGCTCGGAGGGGACATTAATGCCCTGTTTCCTGCAGGTTAGCTAAACagtcatcaattttttttaaaaaaataggttaTATTAATATAGGATATATCACATCATAAACAtataagttcaaatttaacttatacaagttcaaatttaacttatacaGATGGTAAGAAACAAGATAATTAAACTGaaactagtatatatattgtcgcagttatttttttataatttatatttaaaagtgtaatttaaacttgtatatatgtaaatcaatgatatatttcatattaatgtatttttattaaatttttaaactttttataactattatataacaTTCAAGAAACAAGGGATGACCCTCCAGACGAAAACACTCCACCAactaacatgcatgcatatttccAGCACATCTGAACTATCTTGCGATATTTCTATGCGATCCATTTCACTGCATTAAGTAGTTGTCCAATTGGTTACTGGTCAGTCGTCGGTAGTACGTAGACCTTTGTTGGAGCCATGTTGTTACGTACAGTACTCAATGTTAAACTACACGTTGCGAAAGAATTTGTTTTCGATGTACATCGGCTTTCTGAATCGTTAAAACaacctgtatttttttttatgaaaagttttttcatcgtctcatattttttaaaatagatttttaactttgtattagttaattttattatttataccattaagtagctataaaaattatataatcttttGTCTCAATTCCATCGCCAAAAGAACAGGTACAGCCCGTAAATCCACATGTTTATGTGATCCGCTTTCCATATATTTAGGTACCTAcactgcatatatgcatggtgGTCATCACttgatttttataggaaaagagtcaaaaaaaacatatttaaaaataatttataaataaaatttttatatagttgtTTTAGCGATCCAAAAGCAATAACtagaaaataactaaaaaatcttaaaattaactctaaatttaagattagagattttaatttttgtttataaatataagcataagttgAATGATGAGGCCGTACGTATATTTCAATACCAtaagttttgaaatttcaCCGGGTATTTCCAAAGCAACAGTGCGTAAGAGCATCCAcagtatttcaaaaaattagtcattATACAACAAATAATCTCATATGTACTGTCTTGCAGTAAGCTAACGACTAACGTTGTATAGAGACGGTCGGTCGGTAGCCCCTGCATGTCAGCCTAGCATTGAATGGGAGAAGATACCTCACCAAGGTCGCTTCGTTGTGTCAGCTTGGTCGGGTAAGTTttcagataaatatataattaattattaattataaaaagttaaaaatagattaatataatattttaaagcaacttttatatagaaaattttcataaaaaatataacatttggTAGTTCAGGAAGCGTACCCAACTCATATAATCGCTATCTCTCACGTCTCCCATCTTCGGTATGCGGTACATGTTTTTCTCGGTTGTTTAgcctatattaaaaattaagaaaaaatataatacatttTGTTAAATATTGTGTGGTTATAAACATAGTTAGTGGTAGAATAAGGGGagatttaaataagatgtgaTTAATGGAAGCAGCAGTACTCtgtaacaataaatattttggaatacAGTTTAAATTACTCCCTTcatccaaaacaaatcaacttttcagtttttatacaatgtttgacttttcgccttattaaaaaaattttacgattaataatttcatttttattaaataataaaacataaatagtactttacgtgtgactattttctaaaaaattcttaaaaatttttcaaataagacagatggtcaaataCTTgacacaaaaaccaaaaaatatttttttatacagaGGAGTatataataacaaattattttggaacagaggggCAGTATACTATGCAGTACACCTTTCATTTGCCAGCACACTGACCGATTCGTACACGATCGAATAGAAtccctatcttttttttgtttctattctCTCTGCCAAGGAAGGTCAACATGGAAAACGGGCAGACACGACACCGGCCGCCGAACTCGTTTCTCCCCTCCAGCAAGCGAGCGAGCGACCGAGCCTGGCTGGCTAGGCTAGCTGCGCGtacgtgccgtgccgtgccgacCGATCGACCAGCGGTTGCCATGCGATTCTTCAAACGTCTGCAACGCGACGACGGACGGGACACCGGGAGtggctcgatcgatcgtgtCTCGCGCGCGGGTAAAGGCAACTTGGCCAAGTTGCCACGGCCGAAAcggtcgcgcgcgcgcgcgtgttgGGCTGGGATTGATTTCTACGCTACGctacctcgtcgtcgtcgatcgatcgatcgaccatcTCGATCGCGGTCGCAGACGGTCGGTGCCCAACATggagggagaaagaaaataataaaccgGCATCCGTCCGGGCGTTTTGCCTGCCCTGCCGCCGGACTCTCGGTTGGAGGCAGCTACCTACCTCCCTACCTATAGCCGGGTTTTCTGACCGCGGATTTCGGCCTTCAAGGCTACTACCTCACTCCAAATTACCGTGGATTtttatgtcaaatatttaattattaattagttttatttaaaagttttataaaaaataaaaaatagtcacacatactatttatgttttattatctaataacaattaaaagattaattataaaaaattaaataaaatggatgatcaaacgttaaacataaataataataataaaaatatatattgtttatggGACTCGTATGTAGTAAACTAATGACACACACATACGTGCAATGTTGCAACCACGCGCAAATTATAAAGACTCTGAGCTTATGGGAAACAATAAAACGTGCCTACCTAACCCTACCATTTCTCGGCACATTTATATTTGCGTTGTGTTGTATACTCAGCAAGTTCGTCTGTGAGCGCAAACAAAATTGTTTTACGGTACAAATTTTAGTAGGCGGCAAGACCGCAAGAGGGTAGTTTAcctaactagctagctacataTAGGGTCGTACTATGTGCTGTTAGACCGGCACCGTTTGATATTATGTACCAGTTGTTTTGGTTTTAATATTTGTGCGTTGTATCACACCCCGATCTTTTGTTTTAATTCTTATGcttgtaagctaaaatttaaatttttaatcttaaatttagagctgattttaagattttttattatagtttatttttcagacatggtatttagatcgctatgaacacatatataaaattttattcataaaatattttcatttacaaatatatcatttgactttttctttcaaaaacaaaagatgacaTTATTCTACGAAAAACATATTGCTTTTATTAGCTATGTTTGTTTAGTATCCCAAAGTTATACACCCtcgtatttttatttctacttATGATTttaagtcaaaattaaaaatttcaaccttaaatttgaggtttattttggaattttgttaacatgttttattttccagcctttgcttttatatagttaagaacacatatataaagttatattaataaattattttttgtttgcaactATATCGTCTaacttttttcctaaaaaatccCAACAATGACCCCAATAGTTTTCAAAGCCTAGCTAACACAGCTAGCTTGCACTTACAATCGGATCGCAGAAAGACATTATTTGCAGGCCTTCGTTGTTTTCCACAGTGTCTCACATAATAAGCGTCATGATATCTTGTGTTTTGTGTCTTCAATAATCCACTCGTCTAATGATGTGCCTAGGTCTAGCGACACGTGTTGTTGTGTCTCGCCTATCTCTCTAGTTTCTTCGTGCCAAAATGTGAAGTAGAGATTCCCCTTTTTTCTAGTCCAAGCCGAGAAGACTTGATGATATTGTATTTACTGCTATACAACTTGTCTCATGTTTGAGGTGACTATTGACCAGAGACAAAGCCCTACGAGTCTTACGCagtgtttagtttgtaaaattttttttacaaaacatcacaatcgaatttttagacacatttaaaatataaaacatagtctaattacaaaaacaaattttagatttcgcctagaaaccgcgagacgaatcttttgagtctaattaatccgtcattagcacatgttggttactgtagcacttatgactaatcacgttctaattaggctcaaaagattcgtctcatgatttcccctgtaactgtgtaattagttttaaagttcatatatatttaatgttttatttaggtatccaaaggtcgatgtgatgtttttggaaaaaaaatttggaaactaaacagggccttattTGTCACGCTCATGTGGATGGcctcttattttctttccccAAACTAGTTGTTTCAAGTAGTTTTATCATCTTTAAGAAAGTACCGAgggatattatattttttattgtaatacaTGGCACtttcagttattttttattttgagataccaattaaaatttaacttaaaattttaggtacCAAATAATTTAACAATCCTTTAGTATATCTaggtaataaaatttatactggaaattttagtatctagATGGATTGAAAGGGTGGTTAAATTATTCGGTTCTTCCATACTAATATGTGAAGGTGATGTTTTCTTTCTCCAGTCCAAGCCAAGAAGACTTGGTAACACTGCATTTGGACGATCATGTCAAGTTAAAGTGGCCAAAGAAAAGTTTATCTCTTAATTAGTCTAATGATGGTCTTGTTCCTTTTGTAGATCAAGCTAAGAAGACTTGACGATATTGTTGTGTTTGGATAACACTCATGTGTATGGTTTTCTATGTCTTTCCATTCTCTCCTAAGCGAGTTCCATGCCAGTATGTTTCTCGCATCGTGACATGAATTGTAGCTGTTTTGCTTGGCTTGAAAAGGTAATGGCTATACCTGTTAGTTGATACATAGACGGAAAGTTATACtttctatactactttaaatgtttctagtggtggtggcccCCTTGTTTTCTACGGTTCTTCTACAAATCAGTCCATAGTATTTTctgaaattatgaaatatttcatatttggtTCAAACAAGTGATTTATATATAGCTTAATACATAGTACAAAGAGCTCTTATCTATGTCATACTTAGACAATTATCTTGAATAGTTGGAGTAACGCCACCTCGCATCCCTACTCGGTTAGTCATTATACAACATTCGTGGATATTGCTTCTATGGCCTTCCTCCTCTTGATCTTCCCTAAACATGATGGGGCAACCAATGCTACTCCTTCTCTATCGtctttatatgtttatagtccAAGTCAAGATGACTTGACGATGTAATTTCGAGTAATTGGCATAATGATTCCCTGTTGAGATGACATTGGATAAAGCcttaattataagtataatagtTATGTTTGTGCACATATATCGTGCTCATACGGATTGTTTCCTCTCTGTATCTCTAGTTTTCTTTGGCCAAATGTGAAGTAgagattctctcttttttttttgagttcaAGCCAAAAAGACTTGATGATATTGTAGTTACTCCTAAATGACTTGTGTCGTGTTTGAGGTGACTAGGGACAAAACCCTATGAGCCTTGTTAGGGTGCTGGTATGTATTTCACACTTACGATTCTTTCCATAGACTAGTTattctaaataattttattatctttaaGAAAGCATCAaaagatattatatttttttaatgcttgATATGATCGGTTATTTTGTAtattgagatactaaaatttatacttaaaattttaggtacaAAATATAACCATATTTTAGTACATCTaggtaccaaaaattataaaatttgatacctagATGTACTACACGATGGTTAAATTATTCGCTTGTTCCATAACAATACAATTTTAGGTACAAAATATAACCATATTTTAGTACATCTaggtaccaaaaattataaaatttggtacctagATGTACTACACGATGGTTAAATTATTCGGTTGTTCCATAACAATACGTGAAggtgatattttctttctccaaTCCAAGCCAAGAAGACTTGGTAACATTGCATTTGGACGATCATATTGGTGTGTTTGGATGATACTCATGTGGCTGGTTTTCGATTTCCTTCCGCTCTCTCCTAAGCGACTTCCATGCCAATATGTTTCTCGCATTGCGATATGAATTGTAGCTGTTTTGTTTGGCTTGAAAAAGGTGATGGCTATACCTGTTTGGTTGTTACATAGACAGGAAGTTATACTTTCTTtacataagaaaataaatatttttggctCTAGCAGTTCATTCGTTCATTATATAGCTGGTTTTCTGTCATAAAACTTCTATTGATTCCTTCCTAGCTAGAGGCTAGAACCCACAAGCTgcgttgtttttttcttctctttttatcGCTCCCCGCGTAGGAGAgtataaaagtcaataacatcatataacaaatattaagcgatatcgctaagaatatatacataaattttatttataaattattttttatttctaaatatacaGTTTGGTTTTTCCGACGTTCATCCCGTGGAAGTGTACAAGTTGGGGACAAGCCAGCAATGCACATCAGCACTGTGCTTAACAAAAGCAGCAGCCCAGCCGCAGGGAAGAAGACCACAGATCATGGACTCACATGTCAGTCACTCTGACTTGAGTCATAAGATCTCTCCACGCGCCACTACGACGCCAGTGGTAAGGCTTGTCTAGGATGACGCTGGGGGCCTTCGTTAGCTTGTTGGCACACTCTCGCTTATACgtgttatgattttttttatacatgtggcCTAAGCAATTTAAAAGATGATTGATGGAAACTAAAACGATGGTAAACTCCAAAATTAGATTTTGAGTAAATTGCACTTTGGGTCTTATTTTGTTgtctaaattttacattgaaTCACCCTTAAACATGTCCGGTTATTTCGGATTGAGTAAATTTGTCACTACTCTGATTTGAAACATCCTtaacatattttctaaatacGCATCAATGACCTCGAGCCCATTGGTGAGCTCCAATCCATGTGCAGTCCATACATTTGCTTAAAGGAAGATTAGATGTGACGAGAAAAATTATCCAGTGTGGTTCCACCGTAACAATGATAATTTACCGAATAtaaagcgaaaagatatgtTTTAGGGTGATCCGGAGTAACATTTGGATAATGAAAGTGAACCAAAGTACCATTAACTCTTAAAATTTTACGATTCAAAATTTCCGTTTACACTTATGAGCTCAGGAATCCCAGGGAGAAAAAATTGGGCTTATATTCTTTTTACACCTATTTCGGCCCAGAAACTAATTTCAGCAGGCCAGGGAACAATCCAGATTAATTGATAAACTGAAATTGAGTAGATTTTATCTAACCATTTACATAAAGGATGTGTTCGTTTGTGCAGCTTATCTCTAAATTATTCATTGGTTTTTGCACACACACTTCTCAAAGTACTAAACAGTGTGTAcctctatcttttcgcttttgcttatgtctatcagccaaaatttaaattttcaactttaaatttagagttgattttaggattctttaccaaagtttattttcagcattaacttttatatcgctaaaaatatgaatataaaagatttatttataaattatttttcgtttacataTATGCCATTtagcttttttcaaaaaaaaaaaacaatcaccccatgtTCATtgcgacaaaaaaaaatctatatagagCTCATgatataaatttctaaaatatttttttaactttataatagttaattttacagtttataccattaaataactatcaaatatcaaataatctttcgtCTTTCCTCGTTCGTATAAAAAAAGAACGGTGCCATATCTCATTTGTCTTTCAGAAGAACCTCTCAAATGATtatgaacagaaaaaaatcGGCTATTGGAATTTTACAGAAAGAATCCTTTACattattttacattttgaTGCTATAAATCAGAAGTCTTTGTTTCACTCAGACTCGGAGTCATCTGCTGGCCCGACGGGTTTTCTTTCAGTTGCTCCATTTATAGACCCATGATGAATAGACTAAAATGAGGGCCTCTGTCAGACTCCCAGTTGTTCATCCTCACCGAATCCGTCAGACATGCCTTGTGCAGTTGGAAAAGCATATAGTACGGTACGAAACATTATGTTCAGTTGTTCTAAACTCCACCATTCTAACCATTCTAGCTATCGATGTTCTACAGTATGTCTAAGGCACAATCACCAGAAGTCACCGCAAGAACAAGAGCCTCCACTGAAATGGTGAAACCTGTTGGCGTCTCGGACCACGATTTCCCTTTCAAATAGCTTGGACACCAGCTTGGTGAACTCATGGCAGTCGCCACAAACTCTGAGGTTCTTGGCTATCCTCAAAGGCGAACCTGAAGAAGTGCTGATCAAACCAAATGCTATCGCAAGCCTCTCGCTGTGCCCATGCAGTAAATCTATCTTCTCTTCTTCACTGACATCATGCAGAACGAAACCAGTATCCTCGGAGTACCCAGCTTCTTTCCTCAGTTTGTCAGTTATCTCGGCAAGTTTGAGGTGGATAGCTTGTGAGTCTCTATGGGAATGATCTCTCGCAGTGAAAGTGTGGATGCTGTTTCCAATCTCAATCCAGCTGCATGCTGGGTCTTTTCTTAACCCTCGCTCTGTCATCCTGGTTCTAACCTCCTTGACATTGTTCCACCTGCCCATTTCCGCAAAAACATTTGATACAAGGACATAGTTACCTGCGTTGGCTGGCTCCAACTCAAGAAGCTTATCGGTTGCAACCACAGCAAGCTCATGGTTCTTGTGTACGCGACATGCCCCAAGGAGTGCACACCACACCACAGATTTTGGTTCCACGGGCATAGATTTAATGAACTCGTAAGCCTCTTCAGTCCGCCCTGAGCGACCGAGAAGATCAACCACACAGGCATAGTGTTCCTGCCATGGTTGTAACCTGTACTTGATCACCATCATATCCAGATAAAATTTACCCTCCTCGACAAGTTTTGAATGACTACAAGCATAAAGTAgagcaagaaaagaaacatgatCAGGAGATACACCTGTTTCCAGCATtctcttaaaaatatctatggCTTGCTTGCCATGACCATGCATCCCAGAAGCATTAATCATCGCTGTCCAGAGAACAACATCTTTACTCTTCGCCTCATCAAATACTTTGAAAGCGTAGCTCATGCTTCCACAACCAGAATACATGTCCACAAGAGAGCTAACAATAGCACCTTCCATTGGAAACTTTCCTCTAATAAGGAAACCATGAACTTCCTTTCCTTTTGTCAGGGATGATAAACCAGCAATAGCCCCCAGAATACTTACTAGTGCCACAGAATCAGGTCGAATGCCAGCATTTTGCATCTTGGCAAACAACGCAACAGCTTCATTTAACAAACTATTGTTTGCATAACAGTTTATCATACTAGTCCAGGTAACAATGTCCTTTCTCTCTaacatttcaaatatattaagTGCATAACAAACCTCTCCACACTCCCCATATGTATCTATAATTCTATTCTTCAGTACTAAGTCAAGCAAGCCATTTCTCATAGCATAAGAATGCACTTGCTTTAACAGAGAGATGTTTTTCAAACCACTGGTTACTTCCAAAATGCTTCCCATCATCATAGGATCCACATTAATGCCGTCTTTCTGCGCTGCTCTAAACTTTTCAATTGCCTCAGAGTACCGAGAACTTTGAGCATAACAGGCCATGATTGTTGTCCATGATACATGGTCTTTAATCTTCATCCTGTCGAATACACACGCAGAGCACTCCACGGAGTTACACTTTATGTACATGTCCATCAATGTATTAGCAACCTGCAAATCACTATCAAGCCTTTGCTTCATGGCATATGCGTGAACCTCCCTGCCATTGATTAACCTACCCAAGTGTCCCACTGCAGAGGATAAGCTCACAATACAAGCATGATCAGGCTCAAAACCATCCTGTACCatttcaccaaaaaaatcGATGGCCTCAGCATACAGACCATTTTGGACATAACAGGAGAGCATTGAGTTCCATGATATGTAGTCCTTGTCATCAATCTCACGGAATACTCTGAGAGCGCAATCCACGCGGCCACATTTTGCATACATGACAAGCAAGGCATTGCATTGGATATTAAACTCAGTGCCGCATTTCAGAAGCGCAGCATGTAGCTCCCTGCCATGATTCAGCTGAGCAAGCTCTGCACAGACCTGTAGCACACCAACGGTTGTGTAGGAATTCATGCTGAAGCCAGCGCTCTGCATCCGTCGAAACAGGTCGAGAGCTTCCAAGAACATCCCGTTCTGCAGGCAGCCCGAGATCGCTGAGTTCCAGGAGGCCACATCCCTCCCGTCGCGCATCCACTCGAACACCCGCAGCGCCGAATCCAACAGGCCGCACTTGGCGTACATCCCGACGAGCGCGTTGGCCACAAGCGTGCTCCTGTCAAGGCCGCGCTTCACCGCCAGCGTGTGCACCTCGCTCCCGGACCGCCCGTCCCCCTCCGCCCCGCACGCCTTGAGCACCGAAGCGAGCGTGCACCCGTCgggcgccggagccggcgccggccccgGTTCCGACGACCGCATCGCCCGGTAAACGCCCACGGCCTCGCGGGAGCTCCCGGACGACAGGCACGCCCCGATGAGCGCGTTCCAGGAGAAGACGGTCCGGGCGGGCATCCCGTCGAACAGTCGGCGGGCCTCCGCGAGGCGGCCGCACTTGCCGTACATGAAGAGCAGCTTGGTCGCGAGGaacccgccgtcgtcgtcgcgcagGGAGCCCGTGGCCACAGCGTGCGCGTGGACCTGCCTTCCCTGCGCGAAGGCCcccctggcggcgacgaggtcgAGGACCCAGCCGTAGTGCTCCGTGGGAGGGGCCCGCCCCGGCGCCGAGCGGGCGGCGAGCAGGCGGATGGCCTCCCGCAGGTCGCCTTCCTTGCATAGCTGCCTCATGGAAGCGCTGGGGCTCGTCGGCGGGAGCTTCCGGTGAGGGATTGGGTGGAgggggagcgcggcggcggccatggcggtggTGGGCTTGGAGGCGCGTGGGAGCCGAACGCTCATGCCATTCTTCCCAAGGCGAGCGAAACAGAGAAACTAAAGGATTGGGATTTAGGTGGGCCCAGAATAGAGGCCCATCCATCTACATGGTTGGGCCGGAAGTTTTGGCTATATCCCGGCCTATACACGTGGATGGGCCGGATAACACTTAATTTCGTACGTAAACTCCTCATTTAgtcatttttaatttcatcgatttttttcttcttttttatttttaatttcctcACAGTCTGTACTCCTCCATCTGAATGGGATAACCACTCCACCTCGCTAAAAGTATGAATATGAGAATATCCTAACTCTCTCTAGAGCCAAAAATGATGATCAA
This window harbors:
- the LOC102702752 gene encoding pentatricopeptide repeat-containing protein At3g63370, chloroplastic, encoding MSVRLPRASKPTTAMAAAALPLHPIPHRKLPPTSPSASMRQLCKEGDLREAIRLLAARSAPGRAPPTEHYGWVLDLVAARGAFAQGRQVHAHAVATGSLRDDDGGFLATKLLFMYGKCGRLAEARRLFDGMPARTVFSWNALIGACLSSGSSREAVGVYRAMRSSEPGPAPAPAPDGCTLASVLKACGAEGDGRSGSEVHTLAVKRGLDRSTLVANALVGMYAKCGLLDSALRVFEWMRDGRDVASWNSAISGCLQNGMFLEALDLFRRMQSAGFSMNSYTTVGVLQVCAELAQLNHGRELHAALLKCGTEFNIQCNALLVMYAKCGRVDCALRVFREIDDKDYISWNSMLSCYVQNGLYAEAIDFFGEMVQDGFEPDHACIVSLSSAVGHLGRLINGREVHAYAMKQRLDSDLQVANTLMDMYIKCNSVECSACVFDRMKIKDHVSWTTIMACYAQSSRYSEAIEKFRAAQKDGINVDPMMMGSILEVTSGLKNISLLKQVHSYAMRNGLLDLVLKNRIIDTYGECGEVCYALNIFEMLERKDIVTWTSMINCYANNSLLNEAVALFAKMQNAGIRPDSVALVSILGAIAGLSSLTKGKEVHGFLIRGKFPMEGAIVSSLVDMYSGCGSMSYAFKVFDEAKSKDVVLWTAMINASGMHGHGKQAIDIFKRMLETGVSPDHVSFLALLYACSHSKLVEEGKFYLDMMVIKYRLQPWQEHYACVVDLLGRSGRTEEAYEFIKSMPVEPKSVVWCALLGACRVHKNHELAVVATDKLLELEPANAGNYVLVSNVFAEMGRWNNVKEVRTRMTERGLRKDPACSWIEIGNSIHTFTARDHSHRDSQAIHLKLAEITDKLRKEAGYSEDTGFVLHDVSEEEKIDLLHGHSERLAIAFGLISTSSGSPLRIAKNLRVCGDCHEFTKLVSKLFEREIVVRDANRFHHFSGGSCSCGDFW